The Marinilongibacter aquaticus genome has a window encoding:
- a CDS encoding helix-turn-helix transcriptional regulator has protein sequence MKQIPQKITLKEYYAGELHASEENTAHFFNRIQTFKTGEKRMEFEGIDLIYREMKLEQPLLMQVEHPKGFLKIQFELSGHSDFTPDQGENRSLPVLIENGRFNVMYMPYVSGQLRYYGNRNSLDLVLSTDYLPNAILKKGSALLHFLDEVEKKKACLLFEQAEEISLDMLKCIREILHCKISANLKEQFIAHKVQELIFWVIDAADKTNASKPILADLPDCEKVLKLKQWIDAHPTEPFTLTGLSEFVALSPTKLKLIFKDIVKVPIMTYVKDSKLAHAKQLLSESPYSIQEIALMINYRHSQHFANAFKRKFGLLPSEFQKANKYC, from the coding sequence ATGAAACAAATACCGCAGAAAATCACATTGAAAGAGTATTACGCAGGTGAATTGCACGCAAGTGAAGAAAATACTGCCCATTTTTTCAATCGCATACAGACTTTCAAAACCGGTGAAAAAAGAATGGAATTTGAAGGAATTGACCTTATTTATAGGGAAATGAAACTGGAACAGCCCTTGCTCATGCAAGTGGAACACCCCAAAGGCTTTTTGAAAATACAATTCGAGCTATCTGGCCACTCCGATTTCACACCGGATCAAGGCGAAAACAGGAGCCTACCTGTACTGATTGAAAACGGACGTTTCAATGTCATGTACATGCCTTATGTTTCGGGGCAGTTGCGGTATTATGGAAACCGCAACAGCCTGGATTTGGTGCTTTCAACCGACTACCTTCCAAATGCAATCCTTAAAAAGGGTTCTGCACTGCTCCATTTTCTGGACGAGGTCGAAAAGAAAAAAGCCTGCCTTCTTTTCGAGCAGGCGGAAGAAATCTCTTTGGATATGCTCAAATGCATCCGCGAAATCCTGCATTGCAAAATCTCTGCCAATCTGAAAGAACAATTCATTGCCCACAAAGTGCAAGAGCTTATCTTTTGGGTAATCGACGCGGCCGATAAAACCAATGCGAGCAAACCCATTCTTGCCGATCTGCCCGATTGCGAAAAAGTATTGAAGTTGAAACAATGGATTGACGCACACCCCACAGAGCCCTTCACACTGACGGGGCTGTCTGAGTTTGTCGCTTTGAGTCCCACCAAACTCAAACTGATTTTCAAAGATATTGTGAAAGTGCCCATTATGACCTACGTGAAAGACAGCAAACTAGCCCACGCCAAACAATTGCTTTCCGAAAGCCCTTACAGTATTCAGGAGATTGCCTTGATGATCAATTATCGCCACAGCCAACACTTCGCCAATGCCTTCAAACGTAAGTTCGGTCTATTGCCCAGCGAATTTCAGAAAGCAAATAAATACTGCTGA
- a CDS encoding phytanoyl-CoA dioxygenase family protein codes for MNLLNQPYPLSQEAIDFFQKNRFIKLKNVFDAETLDHFGKAIHDKVMAINKEKRPMEERDTYGKAFLQIFNLWREDETCKEFVFSKRLAQIAAGLMQVDGVRMYHDQALFKEAGGGITPWHADQYYWPLDSDKTITAWIPLQAIPLEMGPLEFSAGSHSIVEGRELAISDESESKIQQKLRVTDFNHVIEAFDLGEVSFHSGWVFHRAGANNSGITREVMTVIYMDKDMKLIHPQNDNQKLDWETWCPGAKVGEIIDSPLNPVLFP; via the coding sequence ATGAACCTATTGAATCAACCCTACCCCCTAAGCCAAGAAGCCATTGATTTTTTCCAGAAGAATCGCTTCATAAAACTCAAGAATGTATTCGATGCCGAAACATTGGACCATTTCGGGAAAGCCATTCACGACAAAGTGATGGCCATCAATAAGGAAAAAAGACCGATGGAAGAACGCGATACTTACGGTAAAGCGTTTTTGCAAATTTTCAATCTGTGGCGAGAAGACGAAACCTGCAAAGAGTTTGTGTTCAGCAAGCGTTTGGCCCAAATTGCGGCGGGGCTCATGCAGGTCGATGGGGTACGGATGTACCACGATCAAGCTTTGTTCAAAGAAGCCGGTGGTGGAATTACCCCTTGGCATGCCGATCAATATTATTGGCCGCTGGACAGCGACAAGACCATCACCGCATGGATTCCACTGCAAGCTATTCCTTTGGAAATGGGCCCTTTGGAGTTCAGTGCAGGAAGCCACAGTATTGTAGAAGGCCGCGAACTGGCGATCAGCGACGAAAGTGAAAGTAAAATTCAGCAAAAACTTCGCGTCACAGATTTCAATCATGTGATCGAAGCCTTTGATTTGGGCGAAGTGAGTTTCCATTCGGGATGGGTATTTCACCGTGCGGGAGCAAACAACAGCGGCATTACCCGTGAGGTGATGACGGTGATCTATATGGACAAAGACATGAAATTGATCCATCCGCAAAACGACAACCAAAAACTGGATTGGGAAACTTGGTGCCCAGGAGCAAAAGTGGGCGAAATTATCGACTCGCCTTTGAATCCTGTCCTCTTCCCTTAA
- a CDS encoding PepSY-associated TM helix domain-containing protein: MKKTVKKKKSLFDRVVAWLHLWPSIVSGIIVVFVCLTGTLIVYCDEIMDWTAGDAKYVELGEKRISTEELASALKAYNPDLKASEYVFFKDPKRSIRIRTFNPSQKKLFQVYMDPYTGKVLKCDSSIYFFFVTAHLHSELLAGDVGLWIVVISTIIFFISCLTGLILWWPKRWTKATRLASFTVRWKARFKRLNYDLHNVYGFYSLALCVILSFTGLMIMFDSLTDFSVKSLGGELTHLEEVLPQADSSKTAVDLVALAYATFDGQAAEKASASIWVYNLGKTGAYVFNTGKAGLKSVENMDLLAYDRYTGAALEIPQGNVIHEKTENVVWQLHMGQWWGQFGKLSTFLAGIIATSLPITGFIIWWGRRKKKPAKAKSKAKVAVGRKLSVTE, from the coding sequence ATGAAAAAAACTGTGAAAAAGAAGAAATCTCTATTTGATAGGGTGGTGGCTTGGCTTCATTTGTGGCCAAGTATCGTTTCGGGAATCATCGTGGTTTTCGTCTGTCTTACGGGTACGCTCATTGTCTATTGCGACGAAATAATGGACTGGACAGCCGGAGACGCCAAATATGTGGAGCTGGGAGAAAAGCGGATCAGCACAGAAGAATTGGCTTCTGCACTGAAAGCGTACAATCCAGATTTGAAAGCCAGCGAATATGTTTTTTTCAAAGACCCGAAAAGGAGCATCCGTATTCGGACGTTCAATCCGAGCCAAAAGAAATTGTTTCAGGTGTATATGGATCCCTATACGGGGAAAGTGCTGAAATGCGATTCTTCCATATACTTTTTCTTTGTCACGGCTCATTTGCATTCCGAGCTTTTGGCCGGAGATGTAGGGCTTTGGATTGTGGTGATTTCCACCATTATTTTCTTCATCAGCTGCTTGACGGGGCTCATCTTGTGGTGGCCCAAACGTTGGACCAAGGCCACAAGATTGGCCAGCTTTACGGTGCGTTGGAAAGCTCGCTTTAAGCGGTTGAACTACGATTTACACAATGTATACGGTTTCTATTCGCTTGCCCTTTGCGTGATTTTGAGCTTTACAGGCTTGATGATCATGTTCGACAGCCTGACGGATTTTTCGGTGAAATCGTTGGGAGGCGAACTCACGCATTTGGAGGAGGTTTTGCCTCAAGCCGACAGCAGCAAAACGGCAGTCGATTTGGTGGCTTTGGCCTATGCAACATTTGATGGGCAGGCCGCTGAAAAAGCTTCGGCCAGTATATGGGTGTATAATCTGGGCAAAACGGGAGCATATGTATTCAATACCGGTAAAGCCGGACTGAAAAGTGTAGAAAATATGGATTTGCTGGCCTATGATCGCTATACGGGAGCGGCATTGGAAATTCCGCAGGGGAATGTCATTCACGAAAAAACGGAAAATGTAGTGTGGCAATTGCACATGGGGCAGTGGTGGGGGCAGTTTGGGAAACTCTCCACTTTTTTGGCCGGAATCATTGCTACGTCCTTGCCCATTACGGGCTTTATCATTTGGTGGGGCCGACGCAAGAAGAAACCTGCTAAAGCAAAAAGCAAAGCAAAAGTTGCTGTGGGGCGAAAGCTTAGTGTCACCGAATAA
- a CDS encoding trimeric intracellular cation channel family protein — protein sequence MHWISFIDYSGTFVFAISGMMAAVDKKFDLFGVIILGMVTAIGGGTLRDLLIGSTPVAWMSTDVYVYIILSALPFCYFFSSQIRNLRRSIFLFDTLGIGLFTILGLEKTLEYGLSPLVAVMMGITSAVFGGVIRDVLSNEIPLIFRREVYAFACLFGALVYLGAIQFLPKNISSGLSIACVILVRVLAIRKKWRIPFVD from the coding sequence ATGCATTGGATAAGTTTCATCGATTACAGCGGCACATTTGTTTTTGCCATTAGCGGCATGATGGCTGCAGTGGATAAAAAATTCGATTTGTTCGGGGTAATCATTCTGGGTATGGTAACCGCGATAGGCGGAGGCACACTCAGGGACTTGCTGATTGGCAGCACCCCCGTGGCTTGGATGAGCACAGACGTGTATGTGTACATCATTCTTTCGGCCTTGCCGTTTTGTTACTTTTTCAGTTCACAGATTCGAAACCTGCGTAGAAGCATCTTTCTTTTTGATACACTGGGTATTGGGCTTTTTACGATTTTGGGTTTGGAAAAAACATTGGAATATGGGCTTTCTCCGCTTGTGGCCGTGATGATGGGCATTACCTCGGCCGTGTTTGGAGGGGTAATACGCGATGTATTGTCCAATGAAATTCCGCTTATTTTCAGAAGAGAAGTATATGCGTTTGCCTGCCTTTTTGGGGCTTTGGTTTATCTTGGGGCCATTCAGTTTTTGCCCAAAAATATATCAAGCGGACTCTCCATCGCTTGCGTCATTTTAGTCCGTGTGTTGGCTATCCGCAAGAAATGGAGAATCCCTTTTGTCGATTAA
- a CDS encoding sugar phosphate isomerase/epimerase family protein → MPKLAVFPKAYMQALCKDGSMKVSEWIALANTLDIDGIEWYAGFLEMADEKNWPVFRKQVEEHGKTIPMMCCSPDFTIPDEILHQKEIEKQKNWIRMTHALGGQYCRVLSGQRRPELSIEEGLELAAKGIEACLPLASELGITLIIENHYKDDFWTYPEFAQKMNVFCQLVDRIQHPNFGVNYDPSNTFLAGEDPLELLYRVSDRVVTMHASDRYLLSGTIEDLRNEESGVEGYAKRLSHGEIGQGLNDYDAIFKELKRVGFNGWISIEDGVDGFDQLERSVAFVRKKMGEYW, encoded by the coding sequence CAGTGTTCCCCAAAGCATATATGCAGGCCCTTTGCAAAGACGGCAGCATGAAAGTCTCCGAATGGATCGCATTGGCCAACACATTGGACATCGACGGGATTGAATGGTACGCGGGCTTCTTGGAAATGGCCGATGAAAAAAATTGGCCCGTATTCAGAAAGCAAGTAGAGGAGCATGGGAAAACCATTCCCATGATGTGCTGCTCACCCGATTTTACCATTCCCGATGAAATTTTGCATCAAAAAGAAATCGAAAAGCAAAAAAACTGGATTCGGATGACCCACGCCTTGGGCGGCCAATATTGTCGTGTGCTTTCTGGACAAAGACGCCCCGAATTGAGTATCGAAGAAGGACTTGAACTTGCCGCCAAAGGCATAGAAGCCTGCCTGCCCTTGGCCTCCGAACTGGGCATTACCCTAATCATCGAAAACCATTACAAAGACGATTTTTGGACGTATCCTGAATTTGCACAGAAAATGAATGTGTTCTGCCAATTGGTCGATCGTATCCAACACCCAAATTTTGGTGTAAACTATGATCCAAGCAATACTTTTCTGGCGGGTGAAGACCCTTTGGAATTGCTCTATCGGGTATCGGACCGTGTGGTGACCATGCACGCCAGCGACCGCTATTTGTTGTCGGGTACGATAGAAGACCTCAGAAACGAAGAAAGTGGTGTTGAGGGCTACGCTAAACGATTGAGCCATGGCGAAATTGGCCAAGGCCTGAACGATTACGATGCCATTTTCAAAGAACTCAAACGCGTCGGATTTAATGGATGGATAAGTATAGAAGATGGCGTGGACGGCTTTGATCAGTTGGAAAGAAGTGTGGCTTTTGTACGGAAAAAAATGGGCGAATATTGGTGA
- a CDS encoding TonB-dependent receptor, translated as MCRLIAILFVLMSSSVFAQQMTVKGYVRDAKKDVLVNATIHEKHTGNATFSDESGYFELHLKKEKSTLLCSMVGFLKQEIPISIAASEVQELEIVLQPDPDLALDEVVIVGKSELRQVQESGFNVVAIDAKPFHNASVSLSQVLDTAPGVKIQQEGGMGSRTNVTINGLSGRHVRFFIDGMPMDAMSSAFQINNLPVNLAERIEVYKGVVPVNFGSDALGGAVNIVTRKSPGSYLDASYSYGSFNTHMTFINAGFTSEKGFTAQLSAYQNYSDNNYFVDVTIKDFETNLLSKETQRVRRFHDAYRNETLIAKVGLVDKPFADQLLFGFTFGDEYDEIQHPAYLNLAFGEKYQTSTILMPSFLYRKEHLFAENLNFNLAANYNLGGGHNYDLSDKEYNWLGESKHSNSPGEIQYSNYEYKNNNGTLNANLNYLIRAKTRLTLNNVSNFFARKGDEKMAVDDYINQKPRINNRNILGASLNSDWNSRWSTSVFGKMYSYKASAYLNLSNQNGIDNFQTITKRDTKFGYGLTSTYFLWKDFQLKANYEQTARLPVSSELFGEVFGFYIANFDLRPEVSRNVNVGFNYNWPIAKNHALSTDINFFYRKTTDFIRLNINYSQGEGSYENTQLVKTPGVDAEFRYSYKKSFTGGASLSYLQPRNFTAGTTYYKSLLPNQPNFFTNLHATYFLNNVWLKDSRLSLRYNLQFIDAFLYDYNTYQAANRATVPQQMNHSLFLTYSWDGGKYNLSVDSKNLLDAKLYDNYSLQKPGRSFSVKFRCFFNKI; from the coding sequence ATGTGCAGATTAATTGCAATCCTTTTTGTGCTCATGAGCTCAAGCGTTTTTGCCCAGCAAATGACGGTCAAGGGATATGTTCGTGATGCCAAAAAAGACGTGTTGGTCAATGCCACAATACACGAAAAGCATACAGGGAACGCCACTTTTTCAGATGAGTCGGGCTATTTCGAACTGCACTTAAAAAAAGAAAAGAGCACATTGCTTTGTTCCATGGTTGGTTTTTTGAAACAAGAAATCCCGATTTCAATTGCGGCCAGCGAAGTGCAAGAATTGGAAATTGTGTTGCAGCCCGATCCCGATTTGGCTTTGGATGAAGTGGTGATTGTGGGCAAGTCGGAATTGAGACAAGTGCAAGAGTCGGGTTTCAATGTGGTGGCCATCGACGCCAAGCCTTTTCACAATGCGTCGGTCAGTTTGTCGCAGGTACTCGATACCGCTCCGGGTGTAAAAATACAGCAAGAAGGTGGAATGGGCTCACGCACGAATGTGACAATCAACGGCTTAAGCGGTCGCCATGTACGTTTTTTCATCGACGGCATGCCAATGGACGCCATGAGTTCGGCTTTTCAAATCAACAATTTACCTGTCAACCTAGCGGAGAGAATCGAGGTGTACAAAGGCGTGGTGCCAGTGAATTTCGGTTCGGATGCACTCGGCGGTGCAGTGAATATTGTTACCCGAAAATCGCCCGGAAGTTACCTCGATGCTTCATATTCATACGGTTCGTTCAATACGCACATGACCTTTATCAATGCCGGATTCACATCGGAAAAGGGTTTCACAGCTCAATTGAGTGCCTATCAAAATTATTCGGATAACAACTACTTTGTGGATGTGACGATCAAGGATTTCGAAACGAATCTACTTTCGAAAGAAACCCAACGCGTAAGGCGTTTTCACGATGCCTACCGCAACGAAACACTGATTGCCAAAGTGGGCTTGGTCGATAAGCCTTTTGCCGATCAGCTGTTGTTTGGTTTTACTTTTGGCGATGAATACGACGAGATTCAGCATCCTGCCTATTTGAATTTGGCTTTTGGAGAAAAATACCAGACATCCACCATTCTCATGCCTTCTTTTCTTTACCGAAAAGAGCATCTGTTTGCCGAAAACCTGAATTTCAATTTGGCGGCCAATTACAATTTGGGCGGCGGGCACAATTACGACCTTTCGGATAAAGAATACAATTGGCTGGGCGAATCGAAACACTCCAATTCTCCGGGCGAAATTCAATATTCGAATTACGAATACAAAAACAACAACGGGACGCTCAATGCCAATTTGAATTATCTGATACGAGCCAAAACGCGACTTACGCTCAACAATGTGTCCAATTTCTTTGCCCGAAAAGGAGATGAAAAAATGGCGGTGGACGATTACATCAATCAAAAGCCGAGAATCAACAACCGAAACATTTTGGGGGCCAGTTTGAACAGCGATTGGAACTCGCGGTGGAGCACGTCGGTATTTGGCAAAATGTACAGCTACAAGGCTTCTGCGTATTTGAATCTTTCGAATCAAAACGGGATCGACAATTTTCAGACGATCACCAAACGCGACACGAAATTCGGTTACGGCTTGACCAGTACTTATTTTTTGTGGAAGGATTTTCAGTTGAAGGCCAATTATGAACAGACTGCTCGCTTGCCTGTCAGCTCAGAATTGTTCGGAGAAGTTTTTGGGTTTTATATCGCCAATTTCGACCTCCGACCCGAAGTGAGCCGCAATGTGAATGTGGGTTTCAACTACAATTGGCCTATCGCGAAAAATCACGCCCTTTCTACAGATATCAATTTTTTCTACAGAAAAACCACCGATTTTATTCGCCTCAACATCAATTATTCGCAAGGCGAGGGCTCGTATGAAAATACGCAACTTGTAAAAACACCGGGTGTGGATGCCGAATTCCGCTATTCGTACAAGAAGAGTTTTACAGGCGGGGCGAGTCTTTCTTATTTACAGCCGCGAAATTTCACAGCAGGCACCACTTACTATAAATCTTTGCTGCCGAATCAGCCCAATTTTTTCACGAACCTTCACGCCACCTATTTTTTGAACAATGTTTGGCTTAAAGACAGCCGATTGAGTTTGCGGTATAATCTGCAATTCATCGATGCATTCTTGTACGATTATAACACGTATCAGGCGGCCAACAGGGCTACGGTGCCGCAACAAATGAATCACAGTCTTTTCCTGACCTACTCTTGGGACGGAGGGAAATACAACCTTTCGGTCGATAGCAAAAATTTGCTCGATGCCAAGCTGTACGACAATTACAGTTTACAAAAGCCGGGACGAAGTTTCTCGGTAAAATTCAGATGCTTTTTCAATAAAATTTAA
- a CDS encoding RNA polymerase sigma factor, with protein sequence MSSDFYNIYILPYAGIIIKLCRAYTHSQEDFEDYYQEVCLQIWRSRNNFRAEAEWSTYVYRIALNVCLTLLKKYKKKVHSQRADTLPLLETVDNRAFSDESLNLLYEAIRKLSEIDRAVIMLYLDEKSYQEIAEIIGTNANNIGVRVTRIKERLKKLLDGKVN encoded by the coding sequence TTGAGTAGCGATTTTTACAACATATATATACTGCCCTATGCAGGAATAATCATCAAGCTTTGCAGGGCTTACACCCATTCGCAAGAAGATTTCGAAGATTATTACCAAGAAGTTTGCCTGCAAATCTGGAGAAGCAGAAACAATTTCCGTGCCGAGGCAGAATGGAGCACTTATGTCTACCGCATTGCTCTAAACGTATGCCTGACCTTGTTGAAAAAATACAAAAAGAAAGTGCATTCGCAGCGTGCAGACACCCTTCCCCTACTTGAAACGGTAGACAACCGTGCCTTTTCGGATGAGTCGCTGAATCTGCTATACGAAGCCATTCGGAAGCTCTCTGAGATCGATCGAGCTGTGATCATGCTCTATTTGGATGAAAAATCGTATCAAGAAATTGCCGAAATCATCGGTACAAACGCAAACAATATCGGTGTACGTGTCACACGAATCAAAGAACGTTTAAAAAAATTATTGGATGGAAAAGTCAATTGA
- a CDS encoding 6-bladed beta-propeller translates to MKSNRRNFIKSSSLLGAVTLFNSPIKSFGILHKNMNEEQTIGHGDFKYKVDKNWAQIGTGYYPLLNCHEMVQDQSGKLYMIGDHTANNILVFDPSGKLLDSWSHAFPGGHGLSIGGEGKDQFLMLTDCGWFQNKEGKGEGQSGQVLKTDLHGRLIFAIGHPRTIGIYDEKMPFKPTETAIAPNGDIYVADGYGSDYIIQYDSNGRYIRHFGGHDNANPDHNLQNAHGVAVDTRDPQNPKLICTSRNETCFKVFTLDGKFIERIDLPGMHICRAVLHGQNLYAGVCWSDNKKGEINWGDSGFVTILDNKNKVVSNPGGTAPIYDKGKLTPSINLETPIFQHGHDVCADKDDNLYVCQWNANHTAPIKLTRV, encoded by the coding sequence ATGAAAAGCAACAGACGGAATTTCATCAAAAGCTCCAGCTTACTTGGGGCTGTCACCCTATTCAACTCACCCATTAAATCATTTGGCATTTTGCATAAAAACATGAACGAAGAACAAACAATTGGCCACGGCGATTTCAAGTATAAAGTCGATAAAAATTGGGCACAAATCGGTACTGGCTATTATCCTTTGCTCAATTGCCACGAAATGGTGCAGGATCAATCTGGTAAATTATACATGATCGGCGACCACACGGCCAACAATATCTTGGTCTTCGACCCCTCCGGAAAATTGCTGGATTCTTGGAGCCATGCTTTCCCGGGTGGGCACGGACTCAGTATCGGCGGCGAAGGCAAAGACCAGTTTTTGATGCTGACCGATTGCGGATGGTTTCAGAATAAAGAAGGAAAAGGCGAAGGACAATCGGGGCAAGTGCTCAAAACCGATTTGCACGGACGTTTGATTTTCGCCATCGGGCATCCGCGAACCATCGGCATTTACGATGAAAAAATGCCCTTCAAACCTACTGAAACAGCCATAGCACCCAATGGTGATATTTATGTAGCCGACGGCTACGGCAGCGACTACATCATTCAATACGACAGCAACGGCCGATACATCCGTCATTTCGGTGGGCACGACAATGCCAATCCCGACCACAATTTGCAAAATGCTCACGGTGTGGCTGTGGATACGCGTGATCCGCAAAATCCTAAACTCATTTGTACTTCTCGCAACGAAACCTGTTTCAAGGTCTTTACGCTCGATGGCAAGTTTATCGAACGCATAGATCTGCCGGGCATGCATATCTGCCGGGCTGTTTTGCACGGCCAAAACCTCTATGCCGGAGTATGCTGGAGCGACAACAAAAAAGGAGAAATCAATTGGGGAGATTCTGGATTTGTGACCATTCTCGACAACAAAAACAAGGTTGTCAGCAATCCAGGTGGCACAGCTCCTATATACGACAAGGGCAAATTAACACCTTCAATCAATCTTGAAACGCCGATTTTTCAGCACGGACACGATGTATGTGCAGACAAAGACGACAACCTGTATGTATGTCAATGGAACGCCAACCATACGGCTCCCATCAAATTGACCCGCGTATAG
- a CDS encoding DUF4374 domain-containing protein encodes MSFKKQWFNAFLACVFFSLLSCTDDENKDTVDPDPDPVATVESKYVVAATSGENDYLVMGDELKAEYTFDATSTDAVQSPGDRTWTFYGDEVVYGFLYNQADAGTTASYVLNADGELSKRNELALDVSIQTRGVVNDQLVLAYSDRLRDTTVEQKAYFYTVDPSTDASKLYTVVSSDLLEEGEAAYFTDITEYEGLLVAGARSISSSSFSSDYYHNTYLVVFNPDFTVKEVIKDEGRTGFVAGQKYSQGETGLEVVENGDLYVFSSGQTNYADANTENIPSGVLKINKGDFAFDSAYFFDITEASGGYNLFRSYYLGGTTFIVSMYPGKNDQATFGVDADRFAVIDVASKSFEWVSGLPTAAGLETDPFLIGMPFIDGESEQLIVPITTSENTHYLYALDPSSASASQLSNVIGEGVKAVGMLKSAD; translated from the coding sequence ATGAGTTTTAAAAAACAATGGTTTAATGCCTTTTTGGCTTGTGTGTTTTTTTCGTTGCTGTCTTGTACAGACGACGAAAACAAGGATACCGTGGATCCGGATCCAGACCCTGTAGCGACAGTGGAAAGCAAATATGTGGTGGCCGCGACATCTGGAGAAAACGATTACTTGGTGATGGGCGATGAATTGAAGGCCGAATACACCTTTGATGCCACGTCTACCGATGCGGTGCAATCGCCAGGCGACAGAACGTGGACTTTCTATGGCGATGAGGTGGTGTATGGCTTTTTGTACAATCAGGCCGACGCGGGCACCACAGCCTCTTATGTTTTGAATGCGGATGGCGAATTGAGCAAACGCAACGAATTGGCCTTGGACGTCTCAATTCAGACCAGAGGTGTGGTGAACGATCAATTGGTGTTGGCTTATTCCGATCGTTTGAGAGATACCACGGTAGAACAAAAAGCGTACTTCTACACCGTCGATCCAAGCACCGACGCCTCGAAATTGTACACTGTCGTATCGAGCGATCTTTTGGAAGAGGGCGAAGCCGCTTATTTCACAGACATTACAGAATATGAAGGCCTGCTTGTGGCTGGTGCACGCAGTATTTCATCGAGCAGCTTTTCTTCAGATTATTATCACAACACGTATTTGGTGGTTTTCAACCCCGATTTTACAGTAAAAGAAGTGATTAAAGATGAAGGAAGGACTGGTTTTGTGGCTGGGCAAAAGTATTCTCAGGGCGAAACAGGATTGGAAGTCGTAGAGAACGGTGACTTGTATGTGTTTTCATCTGGGCAAACCAACTATGCAGATGCAAATACTGAAAACATTCCTTCGGGCGTGCTGAAAATCAACAAAGGCGATTTCGCTTTTGATTCAGCGTACTTTTTCGACATTACTGAGGCTTCGGGCGGGTACAATTTGTTCAGAAGCTATTATTTGGGCGGTACAACTTTTATTGTAAGCATGTATCCCGGAAAGAACGATCAGGCGACTTTCGGTGTAGATGCCGATCGCTTTGCCGTGATCGATGTGGCTTCCAAATCTTTTGAATGGGTAAGCGGTTTGCCCACAGCGGCCGGCTTGGAAACCGATCCTTTCCTAATCGGTATGCCTTTTATCGATGGAGAATCGGAGCAGTTGATTGTACCGATCACTACATCTGAAAACACACATTATTTGTACGCATTGGATCCCAGTTCGGCTTCGGCCTCACAATTGTCAAATGTGATTGGCGAAGGGGTGAAAGCCGTGGGCATGTTGAAGTCAGCAGATTGA